The Mycolicibacterium flavescens genome has a segment encoding these proteins:
- the typA gene encoding GTP-binding translation elongation factor — protein MAHVDHGKTTLVDAMLRQSGALTHRGDDATERIMDSGDLEREKGITILAKNTAVHRHHADGNVTVINVIDTPGHADFGGEVERGLSMVDGVLLLVDASEGPLPQTRFVLRKALAAHLPVILVVNKTDRPDARISEVVSDSHDLLLDVASDLDEEAQMAAEEALGLPTLYASGRAGIASTTEPANGENPDGTNLDPLFDVLMEHIPPPTGDSEAPLQALVTNLDASAFLGRLALVRIYNGKLRKGQQVAWMREVDGVPVVTNAKITELLATVGVERNPTDEAIAGDIVAVAGMPEIMIGDTLADPDHAHALPRISVDEPAISVTIGTNTSPLAGKVSGHKLTARMVRNRLDQELVGNVSIKVVDIGRPDAWEVQGRGELALAVLVEQMRREGFELTVGKPQVVTRTIDGKLHEPYEAMTIDCPEEFVGAITQLMAARKGRMEDMTNHAAGWVRMDFVVPSRGLIGFRTDFLTITRGTGIANAVFDGYRPWAGEIRARHSGSLVSDRSGQITPFAMIQLADRGQFFVEPGQDTYEGQVVGINPRAEDLDVNVTREKKLTNMRSSTADVIETLARPLELTLEQAMEFCAEDECVEVTPEVVRVRKVELNASLRARAKARAKARG, from the coding sequence GTGGCACACGTCGACCACGGGAAGACGACCCTGGTCGACGCCATGCTGCGTCAGTCGGGCGCGCTCACACACCGTGGTGACGACGCCACCGAACGCATCATGGACTCCGGTGACCTCGAGCGCGAAAAAGGCATCACGATCCTCGCCAAGAACACCGCCGTGCACCGCCACCACGCCGACGGCAACGTGACCGTCATCAACGTCATCGACACCCCGGGACACGCCGATTTCGGCGGCGAGGTCGAACGCGGGCTGTCCATGGTCGACGGTGTGCTGCTGCTGGTCGATGCGTCCGAGGGGCCGCTGCCGCAGACCCGCTTCGTGCTGCGCAAGGCGCTGGCCGCCCATCTGCCGGTGATCCTGGTGGTCAACAAGACCGACCGCCCCGACGCCCGGATCAGCGAGGTCGTCTCCGACAGCCACGACCTGCTGCTGGACGTCGCATCGGACCTCGATGAGGAAGCGCAGATGGCGGCCGAAGAGGCGCTCGGGCTGCCGACGCTGTACGCGTCGGGCCGGGCCGGCATCGCCAGCACCACCGAGCCCGCCAACGGCGAGAACCCGGACGGCACCAACCTCGACCCGCTGTTCGACGTGCTGATGGAGCACATCCCGCCGCCCACCGGTGACTCCGAAGCCCCGCTGCAGGCGCTGGTCACCAACCTCGACGCCTCGGCGTTCCTGGGCCGCTTGGCGCTGGTCCGCATCTACAACGGCAAGCTGCGCAAGGGCCAGCAGGTCGCCTGGATGCGCGAAGTCGACGGCGTACCGGTCGTCACGAACGCCAAGATCACCGAGCTGCTGGCCACCGTCGGCGTCGAACGCAATCCGACCGACGAGGCCATCGCCGGCGATATCGTCGCCGTCGCGGGCATGCCCGAGATCATGATCGGCGACACGCTCGCCGATCCGGACCATGCGCACGCGCTGCCGCGCATCAGCGTCGACGAGCCGGCCATCTCGGTCACCATCGGCACCAACACCTCACCGCTGGCGGGCAAGGTGTCCGGCCACAAGCTCACCGCGCGGATGGTGCGCAACCGCCTGGACCAGGAACTGGTCGGCAACGTGTCGATCAAGGTCGTCGACATCGGCAGGCCCGATGCGTGGGAGGTGCAGGGCCGCGGCGAACTGGCGCTGGCCGTGCTCGTCGAGCAGATGCGCCGCGAGGGTTTCGAGCTGACCGTCGGCAAGCCGCAGGTGGTGACCCGCACCATCGACGGCAAGCTGCACGAGCCGTACGAGGCGATGACCATCGACTGTCCCGAGGAGTTCGTCGGCGCCATCACGCAGCTGATGGCCGCACGCAAGGGCCGCATGGAGGACATGACCAACCACGCCGCGGGCTGGGTGCGGATGGACTTCGTCGTGCCGAGCCGCGGGCTCATCGGGTTTCGCACCGACTTTTTGACCATCACCCGCGGCACCGGCATCGCCAACGCCGTCTTCGACGGCTACCGGCCGTGGGCGGGGGAGATCCGCGCCCGGCACAGCGGCTCGCTGGTCTCCGACCGCAGCGGTCAGATCACGCCGTTCGCGATGATCCAGCTCGCCGACCGCGGCCAGTTCTTCGTCGAGCCCGGCCAGGACACCTACGAAGGTCAGGTCGTTGGCATCAACCCGCGCGCCGAGGACCTCGACGTCAACGTGACCCGGGAGAAGAAGCTCACCAACATGCGCAGCTCGACGGCCGACGTCATCGAAACCCTGGCCCGGCCGCTGGAACTGACCCTGGAACAAGCCATGGAGTTCTGCGCCGAGGACGAATGCGTCGAGGTCACCCCCGAGGTCGTCCGCGTGCGCAAGGTGGAGTTGAACGCGAGCCTGCGCGCAAGGGCCAAGGCGCGCGCGAAGGCCCGCGGCTGA
- a CDS encoding dipeptide ABC transporter periplasmic protein codes for MVTLLAACTVSPPPAPQSTDTQQQPPPPPLKATQIIMAIDWIGPGFNPHLLSDQSPVNAAISSLVLPSSFRPIADPKTPTGSRWELDTTLLDSAEVTSRDPFTVTYKIRPEASWTDNAPIAADDYWYLWQQMVSQPGVVDPAGYDLITGVQSVEGGKTAVVTFSQPYPAWRELFNDILPAHIVKDVPGGFAAGLARALPVTGGQFRVENIDPQRDEILLARNDRYWGPPAKPDQVLFRRGGDSAALADSIRNGDTQVAQVHGGSAVFAQLSAIPDVRTARIVTPRVMRLSLRAQQPALRESQVRKAILGLLDVDLLAAVGAGDDNTVTLAQAQVRSPSDPGYTPTAPPAMAKEDALGLLADAGYEVEPVVTSAPPTPGTPPPDGDRGRIARNGEPLTLVIGVAANDPTSVAVANTAADQLRNVGIAASVSALDPVALYDDALPNNRVDAVVGWNQAGGDLATSLASRYGCRALEATPVATVQPGPRATAPATPAPSTTRPTPTATTPSPQPEPETDELVQAPSNITGMCDRSIQPKIDAALDGSEDIADVITAVEPRLWNMATVLPILQDTTIVASGPSVQNVSLSGAVPVGIVGDAGEWVKTKQ; via the coding sequence ATGGTGACACTGTTGGCCGCCTGCACCGTCAGCCCGCCGCCCGCGCCGCAGAGCACCGATACGCAGCAGCAGCCGCCGCCTCCTCCGTTGAAGGCGACGCAGATCATCATGGCGATCGACTGGATCGGCCCCGGCTTCAATCCGCATCTGCTGTCCGATCAGTCGCCCGTCAACGCGGCGATCAGCTCGCTCGTGCTGCCTAGTTCCTTCCGGCCCATCGCCGATCCGAAGACCCCGACCGGGTCGCGGTGGGAACTCGACACCACGCTGCTGGACTCGGCAGAGGTGACGAGCCGAGATCCGTTCACCGTCACCTACAAGATCCGCCCCGAGGCGTCGTGGACCGACAACGCGCCCATCGCCGCCGACGACTACTGGTACCTGTGGCAGCAGATGGTCAGCCAGCCCGGGGTCGTCGACCCGGCGGGGTACGACCTGATCACCGGCGTGCAGTCGGTCGAAGGCGGCAAGACCGCGGTCGTGACGTTCTCGCAGCCGTATCCGGCGTGGCGCGAGTTGTTCAACGACATCCTCCCGGCTCACATCGTCAAGGACGTGCCCGGCGGGTTCGCGGCAGGCCTCGCGCGGGCGCTGCCCGTGACGGGCGGTCAGTTCCGCGTCGAGAACATCGACCCCCAGCGCGACGAAATTCTGCTGGCCCGCAACGACCGGTACTGGGGTCCTCCGGCGAAACCCGATCAGGTGTTGTTCCGCAGGGGTGGCGACTCGGCGGCGCTGGCCGATTCGATTCGCAACGGTGACACGCAGGTCGCCCAGGTGCACGGCGGGTCGGCCGTGTTCGCCCAACTGTCCGCGATTCCCGACGTGCGCACGGCGCGCATCGTCACGCCGCGTGTGATGCGCTTGAGTCTGCGGGCCCAGCAGCCCGCGTTGCGGGAGTCGCAGGTCCGCAAGGCGATCCTGGGGTTGCTCGACGTCGACCTTCTGGCCGCCGTCGGCGCGGGCGACGACAACACGGTGACGTTGGCTCAGGCTCAGGTGCGCTCACCGTCGGATCCGGGTTACACCCCGACCGCGCCGCCCGCGATGGCCAAGGAGGACGCCCTCGGGTTGCTGGCCGACGCGGGGTACGAGGTGGAACCCGTCGTGACCAGTGCGCCGCCTACACCGGGAACCCCCCCACCGGACGGCGACCGTGGGCGCATCGCCAGGAACGGTGAGCCGTTGACGTTGGTGATCGGGGTGGCGGCCAACGACCCGACGTCGGTGGCCGTGGCCAACACCGCGGCCGACCAACTGCGCAACGTCGGCATCGCCGCATCGGTGTCGGCGCTCGACCCCGTCGCGCTCTACGACGATGCGTTGCCCAATAACCGGGTCGATGCGGTGGTCGGCTGGAATCAGGCGGGCGGCGATCTGGCCACGTCGCTCGCGTCGCGCTACGGCTGCCGGGCGCTGGAGGCGACCCCGGTGGCGACGGTCCAACCCGGCCCAAGAGCGACTGCTCCCGCGACCCCGGCACCGAGTACGACGCGGCCCACACCCACCGCGACGACGCCGAGTCCACAGCCCGAACCCGAAACCGACGAACTGGTTCAGGCGCCGAGCAACATCACCGGGATGTGCGATCGCAGCATTCAGCCGAAGATCGACGCCGCGCTCGATGGCAGCGAAGATATCGCCGATGTCATCACCGCCGTCGAACCGCGCCTGTGGAACATGGCGACCGTGCTGCCGATCCTGCAGGACACCACGATCGTGGCGTCGGGCCCGAGCGTGCAGAACGTCAGCCTGTCCGGTGCCGTGCCGGTCGGCATCGTCGGTGACGCCGGCGAATGGGTGAAGACCAAGCAGTAG
- the clcA_2 gene encoding chloride channel protein EriC: protein MEFGCAIIVIGLLAGVAGAATTLLLHGVEHLTYHYSFGTLLTGIGGSSPVRRAAGPMIGGALAGFGWWLLRRRTEIPSLSSAIREPRPLPRVPLCIDAALQVLLVGSGASLGRESAPRQIAAALGDFGTTRLALTARDREILLACAAGAGLGAVYSVPLGGALFTASILLRTWHPRAVGAALITSSLAVAVAAPVTHLEHALTWPDFELSPLFAFLAVAISPLAAAVGLAFDRVMTAARPRIQMRSSMLVPAIAAAGLLTGVCSIWWPELPGNGRSILTVSVNNGLTLGAAAMILLLKPLLTAVFLRAGAVGGLITPALATGAAAGSLVALSLNQWAGTDLPVSALSLTCAAGVLAITQRAPAFAALFVWELAHPPYWLLVVFAIAAFAAHGLRVLRDRRAITGG, encoded by the coding sequence GTGGAGTTCGGTTGCGCGATCATCGTCATCGGTCTGCTCGCAGGCGTCGCGGGTGCGGCCACGACGCTGCTCCTGCACGGCGTCGAACACCTCACGTACCACTACTCGTTCGGTACCCTGCTCACCGGTATCGGCGGGAGCAGTCCGGTCCGGCGCGCCGCAGGCCCGATGATCGGCGGGGCGCTTGCCGGTTTCGGGTGGTGGCTGCTGCGTCGGCGCACCGAGATTCCGTCGTTGTCCTCGGCCATCAGGGAACCCCGCCCACTGCCCCGCGTGCCGTTGTGCATAGACGCCGCACTTCAGGTGCTGCTCGTCGGATCGGGCGCATCGCTGGGGCGTGAGAGCGCGCCGCGCCAGATCGCCGCCGCGCTCGGCGATTTCGGGACGACACGGCTCGCCCTGACTGCGCGCGATCGCGAGATCCTGCTCGCCTGCGCCGCCGGCGCCGGGCTCGGCGCGGTGTACAGCGTGCCGTTGGGTGGGGCCTTGTTCACCGCAAGCATCCTGCTCCGAACCTGGCATCCGCGTGCGGTCGGCGCGGCGCTGATCACGTCGAGCCTGGCCGTGGCGGTGGCGGCTCCGGTCACCCATCTCGAGCACGCGTTGACCTGGCCCGACTTCGAGCTGTCGCCACTGTTCGCGTTTCTGGCGGTGGCCATCTCGCCGCTGGCCGCCGCGGTCGGCTTGGCCTTCGACCGCGTCATGACCGCCGCCCGGCCACGGATCCAGATGCGCTCATCGATGCTGGTTCCCGCGATCGCCGCGGCCGGCCTGCTGACCGGCGTGTGCTCGATCTGGTGGCCCGAATTGCCGGGTAACGGCAGAAGCATTCTCACTGTCAGCGTCAACAACGGGCTCACGCTCGGCGCGGCCGCCATGATCCTGCTGCTGAAGCCGCTTCTCACCGCGGTGTTCCTGCGCGCCGGCGCGGTCGGCGGCCTGATCACTCCGGCGTTGGCGACGGGTGCGGCCGCTGGGTCGCTCGTCGCCCTATCACTCAATCAGTGGGCGGGAACGGACCTCCCCGTCTCGGCCTTGTCGTTGACGTGTGCAGCGGGCGTGCTGGCGATCACCCAGCGCGCACCGGCGTTCGCGGCGCTGTTTGTCTGGGAGCTCGCGCATCCGCCCTACTGGCTGCTGGTGGTGTTCGCAATCGCGGCGTTCGCCGCACACGGCTTGCGCGTGCTGCGCGACAGGCGGGCCATTACCGGCGGGTGA
- the mshB gene encoding N-acetyl-1-D-myo-inositol-2-amino-2-deoxy-alpha-D-glucopyranoside deacetylase has protein sequence MNVCQPAGKLVRMERDDPSGGRLLFVHAHPDDETLTTGATIAHYVGRGAQVRVVTCTLGEEGEVIGERWAHLAVDEADQLGGYRIGELTAALNALGLDEPEFLGGAGRWRDSGMAGTLRRHHQRFIDADPAESVGALVEIIRELRPHVVVTYDPQGGYGHPDHIHTHEVTMAAVAAAEGSGFPGEPWAVPKVYWAVTSRNAIAEGLARIDDAPAEWTRVTVDEVPFGYPDNEIDAVIDDPGQLSAKVAAMRAHATQITVAPDDRSFALSNNIALPVGGVEHYILAAGTAGERDSRGWETDLLAGLDLR, from the coding sequence GTGAATGTATGCCAGCCGGCAGGCAAGCTGGTGCGAATGGAACGCGATGACCCCAGCGGTGGGCGGCTGTTGTTCGTGCACGCCCATCCCGACGACGAGACGCTGACCACCGGCGCCACGATCGCCCACTACGTCGGCCGCGGCGCGCAGGTGCGCGTAGTGACATGCACGCTCGGCGAAGAGGGCGAGGTCATCGGCGAGCGGTGGGCCCACCTGGCCGTGGACGAGGCCGATCAGCTCGGCGGCTACCGCATCGGCGAGCTGACCGCGGCGCTGAACGCGCTGGGCCTCGACGAACCGGAGTTCCTCGGCGGGGCCGGGCGCTGGCGCGACTCGGGGATGGCGGGCACACTGCGCCGGCACCACCAGAGGTTCATCGACGCCGATCCCGCCGAGTCCGTGGGTGCGCTGGTCGAAATCATCCGTGAGCTGCGCCCGCACGTCGTCGTCACCTACGACCCGCAAGGGGGTTACGGCCATCCCGACCACATCCACACCCACGAGGTGACGATGGCCGCCGTGGCCGCCGCCGAAGGGTCGGGGTTTCCTGGCGAGCCGTGGGCCGTGCCGAAGGTCTACTGGGCGGTGACGTCCAGGAACGCGATCGCCGAGGGGCTCGCCAGGATCGACGATGCACCCGCCGAGTGGACCCGGGTGACCGTGGACGAGGTGCCGTTCGGCTATCCCGACAACGAGATCGACGCGGTGATCGACGATCCCGGACAGTTGAGCGCCAAGGTGGCGGCGATGCGCGCGCACGCGACGCAGATCACCGTCGCCCCGGACGATCGCTCGTTCGCGCTGTCCAACAACATCGCGCTACCGGTCGGCGGGGTCGAGCACTACATCCTGGCCGCAGGTACGGCCGGTGAACGCGACAGCCGAGGCTGGGAAACCGATCTGCTCGCCGGACTGGACCTTCGATAG
- a CDS encoding radical SAM domain protein, CofH subfamily — protein sequence MALNPQRGADLPDPVISPKPDQPSPAALRRVLRRARDGVALNVDEAAIAMTARGEQLAELCTSASRVRDAGLEAAGRRGPSGQLPVSYSRKVFIPVTHLCRDTCHYCTFVTVPGRLRAQGKGMYMEPDEILDVARRGAELGCKEALFTLGDRPEARWDEARQWLDERGYDSTLDYVRAMAIRVLEEAGLLPHLNPGVMSWSELSRLKPVAPSMGMMLETTSRRLYETRGAAHFGSPDKDPEVRLRTLADAGRLSIPFTTGLLVGIGETLVERAETIHAIRRSHKEFGHVQEVIVQNFRAKDHTAMASSPDAEFEDFLATIAVTRLVLGPKMRVQAPPNLVSRNECLALVGAGVDDWGGVSPLTPDHVNPERPWPALDELAAVTADAGYDLVQRLTAQPQYVQAGAAWIDPRVRGHVDALADPDTGFALDVNPVGRPWQEPDEASESLGRTDLHSAIDDAGRLTETRSDLDSAFGDWESIREKISELAARAPERIDTDVLAALRAAERDPAGLSDDAYLALACADGPALDAVGALADSLRRDAVGEDVTFVVNRNINFTNICYTGCRFCAFAQRKGDADAYSLSVDEVADRAWEAHVAGATEVCMQGGIDPELPVTGYADLVRAVKKRVPSMHVHAFSPMEIANGVTRSGLSIREWLTSLREAGLGSIPGTAAEILDDEVRWVLTKGKLPTSMWIEVVTTAHEVGLRSSSTMMYGHVDQPRHWVGHLRVLREIQDRTGGFTEFVPLPFVHQSSPLYLAGGARPGPTHRDNRAVHALARIMLHGRISNIQTSWVKLGVERTQVMLTGGANDLGGTLMEETISRMAGSEFGSYKTVEELVSIAEGIGRPARQRSTTYAPLAA from the coding sequence GTGGCTCTGAACCCTCAGCGCGGCGCCGATCTGCCCGACCCGGTGATCTCACCGAAGCCCGATCAGCCCAGTCCTGCGGCGCTGCGGCGGGTACTGCGACGCGCACGCGACGGGGTGGCGCTCAACGTGGACGAAGCCGCGATCGCGATGACCGCCCGCGGCGAGCAGTTGGCCGAGTTGTGTACCAGCGCATCACGGGTGCGCGACGCCGGACTCGAGGCAGCAGGGCGGCGCGGGCCCTCGGGACAGCTACCGGTCAGCTACTCGCGCAAAGTATTCATTCCCGTCACGCATCTGTGCCGCGACACCTGCCACTACTGCACGTTCGTCACCGTTCCCGGCCGGCTGCGTGCGCAGGGCAAGGGCATGTACATGGAGCCCGACGAGATTCTCGACGTCGCGCGGCGCGGGGCCGAATTGGGTTGCAAGGAAGCGTTGTTCACGCTCGGTGACCGCCCCGAAGCGCGGTGGGACGAGGCCCGCCAGTGGCTCGACGAGCGGGGTTACGACTCCACGCTGGACTACGTGCGCGCGATGGCGATCCGCGTCCTCGAAGAGGCCGGACTGCTGCCACACCTGAATCCCGGCGTGATGAGTTGGTCGGAACTGTCCCGGCTCAAGCCGGTCGCACCGTCGATGGGCATGATGCTCGAAACCACCTCGCGGCGGCTGTACGAGACGCGCGGCGCGGCTCATTTCGGCAGCCCGGACAAGGACCCCGAGGTTCGGCTGCGGACCCTGGCCGACGCGGGTCGGCTGTCGATCCCGTTCACCACGGGCCTGCTCGTCGGAATCGGTGAGACGCTTGTCGAGCGGGCCGAGACCATTCACGCGATCCGCCGGTCGCACAAGGAGTTCGGGCACGTTCAGGAAGTGATCGTGCAGAACTTCCGGGCCAAGGACCACACCGCGATGGCCTCATCGCCGGACGCGGAGTTCGAGGACTTCCTGGCCACCATCGCGGTCACCCGGCTGGTGCTGGGACCCAAGATGCGGGTTCAGGCACCGCCGAACCTCGTGTCGCGCAACGAGTGTCTGGCCCTCGTCGGGGCCGGGGTCGACGACTGGGGCGGTGTCTCGCCGCTCACCCCCGACCACGTCAACCCCGAACGCCCGTGGCCTGCACTCGACGAGCTGGCCGCGGTGACCGCCGACGCCGGCTACGACCTGGTGCAGCGGCTCACCGCGCAGCCGCAGTACGTGCAGGCGGGTGCGGCGTGGATCGACCCGCGGGTGCGGGGCCACGTCGACGCGCTTGCCGACCCCGACACCGGTTTCGCGCTGGACGTCAACCCGGTCGGGCGGCCGTGGCAAGAGCCCGATGAGGCGTCGGAGTCGTTGGGCCGCACCGACCTTCACTCCGCGATCGACGACGCCGGCCGGCTCACCGAGACCCGCAGCGACCTCGACAGCGCGTTCGGCGACTGGGAGTCGATCCGTGAGAAGATCTCCGAACTCGCGGCCAGGGCACCCGAACGCATCGACACCGATGTGCTGGCGGCGTTGCGCGCCGCCGAACGCGATCCGGCCGGGCTGTCGGACGACGCGTACCTGGCGCTGGCGTGTGCCGACGGTCCGGCATTGGATGCGGTTGGCGCGCTTGCCGATTCGCTGCGCCGCGACGCCGTCGGGGAGGACGTCACGTTCGTCGTCAACCGCAACATCAACTTCACCAACATCTGCTACACCGGTTGCCGGTTCTGTGCCTTCGCCCAGCGTAAAGGCGACGCCGATGCGTATTCGCTGTCGGTGGACGAGGTCGCCGACCGGGCGTGGGAGGCGCACGTCGCGGGCGCGACCGAGGTGTGCATGCAGGGCGGTATCGACCCCGAACTGCCCGTCACCGGCTACGCCGATCTGGTGCGCGCGGTGAAGAAGCGGGTGCCGTCGATGCATGTACATGCGTTCTCGCCGATGGAGATCGCCAACGGTGTCACCCGCAGCGGCCTGTCGATTCGCGAATGGCTGACGTCGTTGCGCGAGGCGGGCTTGGGCAGCATCCCGGGCACCGCGGCAGAGATTCTCGACGACGAAGTGCGATGGGTGCTGACGAAAGGCAAGCTGCCGACGTCCATGTGGATCGAGGTCGTGACGACCGCCCACGAGGTCGGTCTGCGGTCCAGCTCGACGATGATGTACGGCCACGTCGACCAGCCCCGACACTGGGTCGGCCACCTACGGGTGTTGCGCGAAATCCAGGACCGCACCGGCGGGTTCACGGAGTTCGTGCCGCTGCCGTTCGTGCACCAGAGCTCGCCGCTGTATCTGGCCGGCGGCGCGCGGCCGGGCCCGACGCACCGCGACAACCGCGCCGTGCACGCGCTCGCGCGCATCATGCTGCACGGCCGGATCTCCAACATCCAGACCAGCTGGGTCAAACTCGGCGTCGAGCGCACCCAGGTGATGCTCACCGGCGGGGCCAACGACCTCGGCGGCACCTTGATGGAGGAGACGATCTCGAGGATGGCCGGTTCGGAGTTCGGCTCCTACAAGACGGTCGAGGAACTCGTCTCGATCGCCGAGGGCATCGGCCGCCCGGCGCGCCAGCGTTCCACGACGTACGCCCCCCTCGCCGCCTAG
- a CDS encoding YceI protein, whose protein sequence is MTTAVRTPLSVGTWTIDPVHSTVGFSVRHMMVSKVRGTFDDFNGAITVAEDGTPSVTAEIKVDSINTRNEQRDGHLKSADFFDTAEHPIATFTSTGVRPNGDTYLIDGDFTLKGVTKPITLEVEFNGVNPGMGQGEVAGFEASVVLNRRDFGINIDMPLETGGAVVGDKVTVTLEIEALKQA, encoded by the coding sequence ATGACCACAGCTGTTAGGACCCCCCTTTCCGTCGGCACCTGGACCATCGACCCCGTGCACTCGACCGTAGGGTTCTCCGTACGCCACATGATGGTGAGCAAGGTTCGCGGCACGTTCGACGACTTCAACGGTGCGATCACCGTCGCCGAGGACGGCACGCCCTCGGTCACCGCCGAAATCAAGGTCGACTCCATCAACACCCGTAACGAGCAACGCGACGGCCACCTCAAGTCGGCCGACTTCTTCGACACCGCAGAGCATCCGATCGCCACCTTCACCTCGACCGGTGTGCGGCCCAACGGCGACACCTATCTCATCGATGGCGACTTCACGCTCAAGGGCGTCACCAAGCCGATCACCCTCGAAGTCGAGTTCAACGGCGTCAACCCCGGCATGGGACAGGGCGAGGTCGCCGGCTTTGAGGCCTCAGTTGTGCTGAACCGCAGAGACTTCGGCATCAACATCGACATGCCGCTCGAGACCGGCGGCGCGGTCGTCGGCGACAAGGTCACCGTCACCCTCGAGATCGAGGCCCTCAAGCAGGCCTGA
- a CDS encoding Protein of uncharacterised function (DUF1353): MERCAPPVDKTAVLHVRQLTAAEVDAVRATKRVFKESAWDEWRTTQPLGFEGPNEQFEVSADFATDLVSVPGVVAWFVPRAGRYARAAVLHDYLWRFPERTGCDRRTADYRFRLQMQRDGVSLLRRWIIWATVRLSAILQGKGGAGWWRDLPGALLLVLLVAAPIVVVPALVIVVATVVFWLLESVVAVVVPDETPPPLPLKT, encoded by the coding sequence ATGGAACGTTGCGCCCCGCCCGTCGACAAGACGGCCGTCCTCCATGTCCGACAACTGACCGCAGCCGAGGTCGACGCCGTACGCGCCACCAAACGGGTCTTCAAGGAGAGCGCGTGGGACGAATGGCGAACCACGCAGCCGCTCGGGTTCGAGGGGCCGAATGAGCAATTCGAGGTCAGCGCCGACTTCGCGACCGATCTGGTGTCGGTGCCGGGCGTGGTGGCCTGGTTCGTGCCCCGCGCCGGGCGTTATGCGCGCGCAGCCGTCCTCCACGACTACCTGTGGCGCTTTCCGGAGCGCACGGGGTGTGACCGCCGGACCGCCGACTACCGCTTTCGCCTGCAGATGCAGCGCGACGGCGTGAGCCTGCTGCGGCGCTGGATCATCTGGGCGACGGTTCGACTCTCCGCGATCCTGCAGGGCAAGGGCGGCGCCGGCTGGTGGAGAGATCTGCCGGGCGCCCTGCTTCTGGTGCTGCTCGTCGCCGCCCCGATCGTCGTCGTGCCCGCGTTGGTGATCGTGGTTGCGACGGTGGTGTTCTGGCTTCTCGAGTCGGTCGTCGCGGTGGTGGTGCCCGACGAGACACCACCACCGCTGCCGTTGAAGACCTGA
- the fdxA gene encoding ferredoxin gives MTYVIAEPCVDVKDKACIEECPVDCIYEGARMLYIHPDECVDCGACEPVCPVEAIYYEDDVPDQWSSYTQINADFFDELGSPGGASKVGQTDNDPEPVKSMPPQGED, from the coding sequence GTGACGTACGTCATTGCCGAGCCTTGTGTCGACGTCAAAGACAAGGCGTGTATCGAGGAATGCCCAGTCGACTGCATCTACGAGGGCGCTCGCATGCTCTACATCCACCCGGATGAGTGCGTGGACTGCGGTGCCTGCGAACCGGTGTGCCCCGTCGAGGCCATCTACTACGAAGACGACGTGCCTGATCAGTGGAGCAGCTATACGCAGATCAACGCCGACTTCTTCGACGAACTGGGCTCGCCCGGTGGCGCGTCGAAGGTGGGCCAGACCGACAACGACCCGGAGCCGGTCAAGAGCATGCCGCCGCAAGGTGAGGACTGA